One window from the genome of Amycolatopsis sp. NBC_01480 encodes:
- a CDS encoding AfsR/SARP family transcriptional regulator, which yields MEFGLLGSLQVRGTLGGISPRPSRQAVLLLTLLSRANSPVSIGELVEAAWGEHPPAAENAAVHTTISRLRQMLSVSVDPAGYDRIVTDTMGYSIRVLDGELDASVFRGLVAEGRASLENGRGAEAVVTLERALDLWRGSTAASGMSGWFVESLRAPLDDLRLSATEDLARARLMIGQAGAVAEELRGLVTRHPFRERLWEHLMLALYRTGRQSEALDAFHEARRTLVDQLGIEPGPELCGLYRRILDNDAALLDVSTADPGAAVITRAVPRQLPADVVNFVGRERELDRLDALAAADGGGPMAFVVDGGAGMGKTALAVRWAHRARGRFEDGDLYVNLHGFDATGAPTDPFEALDQLLRALHISPQEIPRGLEERAALYRTALADRRMIVVLDNAADAEQVRPLLPGSSSCAVIVTSRKRLSGLVAREGAVRLTLGELGSDDAAALVRRISGPARSDVSGEPLDTLIGLCCRIPLALRVAAERLTLRRHGTLADLVDEIGSRQSALSTLTLPEDATSSVRTVFSWSYSMLGPASRRMFRLLGLFPGGHTGVPAAAALAGVSVGEALDLLESLVSVHLLEEVADRRYRLHDLLRDYAREQAELEPADTEPDRALTRLAGWYLSTARNAVLRLLPPSRPRKAVPVRQEPGIEPVTFGSYRQALDWCETERVTLIAVADHCARHEVHDLASQLPAALWGFFQVRGYTGDWITTHQRALGSARAMGPAVEAPTLCNLGTAYLEAYQLDRAAEYHRRALALGTELGDVWVVGVSTANLGEGSRRAGRYELARTYFEQALALGEENGNPWLYAFSLASLATVASAMGEHDEAIEMYHRTLVLHREHGDHYQEARCLQGLGDAYRSAANPREAKDSYLRALVLCQEMGNGLDTARITYSLAEIELELGQDAEAEAHFKAADEIAGQLEDSHRALLRDRFRERRDQPGPANSAGSGDSVASAASADSGTSADSADSGGSADSRDPQDLPG from the coding sequence CGTGCACACCACGATCAGCCGGTTGCGGCAGATGCTGTCGGTTTCCGTCGATCCGGCCGGCTACGACCGGATCGTCACCGACACCATGGGTTATTCGATCCGGGTCCTGGACGGCGAACTCGACGCTTCGGTCTTCCGCGGCCTGGTCGCCGAAGGCCGGGCCTCGCTGGAAAACGGCCGTGGCGCCGAGGCCGTGGTCACCCTGGAACGCGCGCTGGACCTGTGGCGGGGCAGCACCGCGGCCAGCGGGATGTCGGGCTGGTTCGTCGAATCGCTGCGAGCGCCGCTCGACGACCTGCGCCTGTCCGCCACCGAGGACCTGGCGCGGGCGCGGCTGATGATCGGGCAGGCCGGCGCCGTCGCCGAGGAGCTGCGGGGGCTGGTCACGCGGCACCCGTTCCGGGAACGGCTGTGGGAGCACCTGATGCTCGCGCTTTACCGCACCGGCCGGCAATCCGAGGCGCTGGACGCCTTCCACGAGGCGCGCCGCACGCTGGTCGACCAGCTCGGCATCGAGCCCGGGCCGGAGCTGTGCGGGCTCTACCGGCGCATCCTGGACAACGACGCGGCGCTGCTGGACGTCTCGACCGCCGATCCCGGGGCGGCCGTGATCACCCGTGCCGTGCCGCGCCAGCTGCCGGCCGACGTGGTGAACTTCGTCGGGCGGGAACGGGAACTGGACCGGCTCGACGCACTGGCCGCGGCGGACGGCGGCGGCCCGATGGCGTTTGTGGTCGACGGCGGGGCGGGCATGGGCAAGACCGCGCTCGCGGTCCGCTGGGCGCACCGGGCCCGCGGCCGCTTCGAGGACGGCGACCTGTACGTCAACCTGCACGGGTTCGACGCGACCGGTGCCCCGACCGACCCCTTCGAGGCGCTCGACCAGCTGCTCCGGGCCCTGCACATCAGCCCGCAGGAGATCCCCCGCGGCCTGGAGGAGCGGGCGGCGCTGTACCGGACGGCGCTGGCCGACCGCCGCATGATCGTCGTGCTGGACAACGCGGCCGACGCCGAGCAGGTTCGCCCGCTGCTGCCGGGATCCTCCTCGTGCGCGGTCATCGTGACGAGCCGCAAGCGCCTGTCCGGACTGGTGGCGCGGGAGGGCGCGGTCCGGCTCACCCTCGGCGAGCTGGGCTCGGACGACGCGGCCGCGCTGGTCCGCCGGATCAGCGGGCCGGCCCGCTCGGACGTTTCCGGCGAGCCGCTGGACACACTGATCGGACTGTGCTGCCGGATCCCGCTGGCGCTGCGCGTCGCCGCGGAACGGCTGACCCTGCGCCGGCACGGCACCCTCGCCGACCTGGTCGACGAGATCGGGAGCCGGCAGAGCGCCCTGTCCACGCTCACGTTGCCGGAGGACGCGACCAGCTCGGTCCGCACGGTCTTCTCGTGGTCGTACTCCATGCTGGGCCCGGCTTCGCGCCGGATGTTCCGGCTGCTGGGACTGTTCCCCGGCGGGCACACCGGCGTCCCGGCCGCGGCGGCGCTGGCCGGGGTGAGCGTGGGCGAGGCGCTGGACCTGCTGGAGTCGCTGGTCAGCGTGCACCTGCTGGAGGAGGTCGCGGACCGCCGGTACCGGCTGCACGATCTGCTGCGCGATTACGCGCGGGAGCAGGCCGAGCTGGAGCCCGCGGACACCGAACCGGACCGGGCGCTCACCCGCCTGGCCGGCTGGTACCTCAGCACCGCACGCAATGCCGTCCTGCGCCTCCTGCCACCGTCACGGCCGCGAAAGGCGGTGCCGGTGCGGCAGGAGCCCGGGATCGAACCGGTGACCTTCGGCAGTTACCGGCAGGCGCTGGACTGGTGCGAGACGGAGCGGGTCACGCTGATCGCCGTCGCCGACCACTGCGCGCGGCACGAGGTGCACGACCTGGCGTCCCAGCTGCCGGCCGCACTGTGGGGGTTCTTCCAGGTGCGCGGCTACACCGGCGACTGGATCACCACGCACCAGCGCGCACTGGGCTCGGCCAGGGCGATGGGCCCGGCGGTGGAGGCACCGACCCTGTGCAACCTGGGCACGGCTTATCTGGAGGCATACCAGTTGGATCGGGCCGCCGAGTACCACCGGCGTGCGCTCGCGCTCGGCACCGAGCTGGGGGACGTCTGGGTGGTGGGCGTGTCCACCGCCAACCTCGGCGAGGGCTCCCGGCGGGCCGGCCGGTACGAGCTCGCCCGGACCTACTTCGAACAGGCGCTGGCGCTCGGCGAAGAGAACGGGAACCCCTGGCTGTACGCGTTTTCGCTGGCCAGCCTCGCCACCGTGGCCAGCGCGATGGGCGAGCACGACGAGGCGATCGAGATGTACCACCGGACCCTGGTCCTGCACCGGGAGCACGGGGACCACTACCAGGAGGCGCGGTGCCTCCAGGGCCTCGGCGACGCGTACCGCAGCGCGGCGAACCCCCGCGAGGCCAAGGACTCCTACCTGCGCGCGCTCGTGCTGTGCCAGGAGATGGGCAACGGGCTGGACACCGCCCGGATCACCTACAGCCTGGCCGAAATCGAGCTGGAGCTGGGGCAGGACGCCGAGGCCGAAGCGCACTTCAAGGCCGCGGACGAGATCGCCGGCCAGCTGGAGGACTCGCACCGGGCGTTGCTGCGGGACCGGTTCCGCGAGCGCCGGGACCAGCCGGGCCCTGCGAACTCTGCGGGCTCTGGGGACTCCGTGGCCTCTGCGGCCTCCGCGGACTCTGGGACCTCCGCGGACTCCGCGGACTCCGGGGGCTCGGCGGACTCCCGGGACCCGCAGGACTTGCCGGGCTGA